The Falco naumanni isolate bFalNau1 chromosome 1, bFalNau1.pat, whole genome shotgun sequence genome window below encodes:
- the HGS gene encoding hepatocyte growth factor-regulated tyrosine kinase substrate isoform X1, translated as MGRGGGTFERLLDKATSQLLLETDWESILQICDMIRQGDTQAKYAVNAIKKKVNDKNPHVALYALEVMESVVKNCGQTVHDEVANKQTMEELKEILKRQVETSVRSKILYLIQAWAHAFRNEPKYKVVQDTYQIMKVEGHVFPEFKESDAMFAAERAPDWVDAEECHRCRVQFGVVTRKHHCRACGQIFCGKCSSKYSTIPKFGIEKEVRVCEPCYEHLNKKAEGKAAATSELPPEYLTSPLSQQSQLPPKRDETALQEEEELQLAIALSQSEAEEKERMRQKTTYSMYPKAEPTPVTSSAPPVSTLYSPSVNSSAPLAEDIDPELARYLNRNYWEKKQEEVRKSPTPSAPLSLTEPAAQPGEAHPAPLGVVEQQYQNGESEENHEQFLKALQNAVTTFVNRMKSNHMRGRSITNDSAVLSLFQSINNMHPQLLELLNQLDERRLYYEGLQDKLAQIRDARGALNALREEHQEKLRRAAEEAERQRQIQLAQKLEIMRQKKQEYLEMQRQLAIQRLQEQEKERQMRLEQQKQTIQMRAQMPAFSLPYAQLQAMPAASGVIYQPSGPTSFPGTFSPAGSVEGSPMHSVYMNQAAQGGTGPYTAMPVTGTDPSMVNAYMYQPGTGSGQAAQQGQAVPTTTPAYSSYQPTPTQGYQSAASQSQSIPAISQAPQSGAMGYMGSQSVSMGYQPYGMQSLLSALPAQEATLSSLPAQQSYLPGQQPLYQQMAPAGGAPPQQQPPPVAAPVQQPPGSGEAQLISFD; from the exons AtggggcgcggcggcggcaccTTCGAGCGGCTCCTCG ATAAGGCTACGAGCCAGCTTCTGCTGGAGACAGACTGGGAATCTATCCTGCAGATCTGTGACATGATCCGTCAGGGAGATACCCA AGCAAAATATGCTGTCAACGCTATCAAGAAGAAAGTCAATGATAAGAATCCCCACGTGGCACTCTACGCACTGGAG GTCATGGAGTCGGTGGTTAAAAACTGTGGCCAAACAGTCCATGATGAGGTGGCCAATAAACAGACTATGGAGGAACTGAAGGAAATACTCAAG AGACAAGTGGAGACAAGTGTCCGCAGTAAGATCCTGTACCTTATCCAGGCCTGGGCTCATGCCTTCCGCAATGAGCCCAAGTACAAGGTGGTGCAGGACACCTATCAGATAATGAAGGTTGAAG GTCACGTGTTCCCGGAATTCAAAGAGAGCGATGCCATGTTTGCTGCTGAAAGG GCTCCAGACTGGGTCGATGCTGAGGAGTGTCACAGATGTCGAGTGCAGTTTGGCGTTGTGACACGGAAG CATCATTGCAGGGCCTGTGGGCAGATATTCTGTGGCAAGTGCTCCTCCAAGTATTCCACCATCCCCAAGTTTGGGATTGAGAAGGAAGTGAGAGTGTGCGAGCCCTGTTACGAGCATCTCAACAA GAAAGCTGAGGGTAaagctgctgccacctctgAACTGCCCCCTGAGTACCTGACCAGCCCCCTCTCTCAGCAGTCCCAG CTTCCCCCAAAGCGTGATgagacagctctgcaggaggaggaagagctcCAACTAGCTATTGCCTTGTCTCAGTCAGAGGCTGAGGAGAAGGAGAGAATG agGCAGAAAACTACCTACTCCATGTACCCGAAGGCTGAGCCCACACCTGTCACGTCATCAGCTCCCCCAGTCAGCACGCTCTATTCCCCATCTGTG AATTCCTCTGCTCCCTTGGCTGAGGACATTGACCCAGAG CTGGCTCGGTACCTGAACCGCAACTACTGGGAGAAGAAACAAGAGGAAGTTCGCAAGAGCCCCACCCCATCAGCACCTCTGTCCCTCACAGAGCCAGCCgctcagcctggggaagccCACCCTGCCCCACTTGGTGTTGTTGAG CAGCAATACCAGAACGGCGAGTCTGAGGAGAACCACGAGCAGTTCCTGAAGGCACTGCAGAATGCAGTCACCACGTTTGTCAACCGCATGAAGAGCAACCACATGCGGGGCCGCAGCATCACCAATGACTCTGCTGTATTGTCCCTCTTCCAGTCCATCAACAACATgcacccccagctgctggagctgctcaaCCAGCTGGATGAGCGCAGGC TGTACTATGAAGGCCTGCAGGACAAACTGGCTCAGATCCGGGATGCACGTGGGGCTCTGAACGCGCTGCGGGAGGAGCATCAGGAGAAGCTGCGTCGTgcagcagaggaggcagagcGCCAGCGCCAGATCCAGCTGGCCCAGAAGCTGGAGATCATGAGGCAGAAGAAGCAG GAGTACCTGGAAATGCAGCGTCAGCTGGCCATCCAGCGACTCcaggagcaggagaaggagaggcagaTGCGCCTGGAACAGCAGAAGCAGACCATCCAGATGAGAGCCCAGATGCCAGCTTTTTCACTGCCTTATGCCCAG CTCCAGGCCATGCCCGCAGCCAGTGGGGTGATCTACCAGCCCTCCGGGCCCACCAGCTTCCCTGGCACCTTCAGCCCGGCTGGCTCCGTGGAGGGCTCTCCCATGCACAGTGTATATATGAACCAGGCAGCACAAGGGGGCACGGGGCCATACACCGCAATGCCCGTCACGGGAACAG ATCCCAGCATGGTGAACGCTTACATGTACCAGCCGGGAACAGGCAGTGGGCAGGCGGCTCAGCAGGGACAGGCGgtgcccaccaccaccccggCGTACTCATCCTACCAGCCAACTCCAACACAGGGCTACCAG AGCGCAGCCTCGCAGTCGCAGAGCATCCCAGCCATCTCTCAGGCCCCCCAGTCGGGTGCTATGGGCTACATGGGCAGCCAGTCAGTCTCCATGGGCTACCAGCCCTATGGCATGCAG agcctcctgtcTGCCCTGCCGGCGCAGGAAGCCACACtgagcagcctgccagcccagcagtcCTACCTGCCCGGGCAGCAGCCCCTCTACCAACAG ATGGCACCTGCTGGAGGGGCCCCCCCGCAGCAACAGCCCCCGCCGGTGGCCGCCCCTGTGCAGCAGCCGCCGGGCAGCGGAGAGGCACAGCTTATCTCGTTTGACTGA
- the HGS gene encoding hepatocyte growth factor-regulated tyrosine kinase substrate isoform X2: MGRGGGTFERLLDKATSQLLLETDWESILQICDMIRQGDTQAKYAVNAIKKKVNDKNPHVALYALEVMESVVKNCGQTVHDEVANKQTMEELKEILKRQVETSVRSKILYLIQAWAHAFRNEPKYKVVQDTYQIMKVEGHVFPEFKESDAMFAAERAPDWVDAEECHRCRVQFGVVTRKHHCRACGQIFCGKCSSKYSTIPKFGIEKEVRVCEPCYEHLNKKAEGKAAATSELPPEYLTSPLSQQSQLPPKRDETALQEEEELQLAIALSQSEAEEKERMRQKTTYSMYPKAEPTPVTSSAPPVSTLYSPSVNSSAPLAEDIDPELARYLNRNYWEKKQEEVRKSPTPSAPLSLTEPAAQPGEAHPAPLGVVEQYQNGESEENHEQFLKALQNAVTTFVNRMKSNHMRGRSITNDSAVLSLFQSINNMHPQLLELLNQLDERRLYYEGLQDKLAQIRDARGALNALREEHQEKLRRAAEEAERQRQIQLAQKLEIMRQKKQEYLEMQRQLAIQRLQEQEKERQMRLEQQKQTIQMRAQMPAFSLPYAQLQAMPAASGVIYQPSGPTSFPGTFSPAGSVEGSPMHSVYMNQAAQGGTGPYTAMPVTGTDPSMVNAYMYQPGTGSGQAAQQGQAVPTTTPAYSSYQPTPTQGYQSAASQSQSIPAISQAPQSGAMGYMGSQSVSMGYQPYGMQSLLSALPAQEATLSSLPAQQSYLPGQQPLYQQMAPAGGAPPQQQPPPVAAPVQQPPGSGEAQLISFD; encoded by the exons AtggggcgcggcggcggcaccTTCGAGCGGCTCCTCG ATAAGGCTACGAGCCAGCTTCTGCTGGAGACAGACTGGGAATCTATCCTGCAGATCTGTGACATGATCCGTCAGGGAGATACCCA AGCAAAATATGCTGTCAACGCTATCAAGAAGAAAGTCAATGATAAGAATCCCCACGTGGCACTCTACGCACTGGAG GTCATGGAGTCGGTGGTTAAAAACTGTGGCCAAACAGTCCATGATGAGGTGGCCAATAAACAGACTATGGAGGAACTGAAGGAAATACTCAAG AGACAAGTGGAGACAAGTGTCCGCAGTAAGATCCTGTACCTTATCCAGGCCTGGGCTCATGCCTTCCGCAATGAGCCCAAGTACAAGGTGGTGCAGGACACCTATCAGATAATGAAGGTTGAAG GTCACGTGTTCCCGGAATTCAAAGAGAGCGATGCCATGTTTGCTGCTGAAAGG GCTCCAGACTGGGTCGATGCTGAGGAGTGTCACAGATGTCGAGTGCAGTTTGGCGTTGTGACACGGAAG CATCATTGCAGGGCCTGTGGGCAGATATTCTGTGGCAAGTGCTCCTCCAAGTATTCCACCATCCCCAAGTTTGGGATTGAGAAGGAAGTGAGAGTGTGCGAGCCCTGTTACGAGCATCTCAACAA GAAAGCTGAGGGTAaagctgctgccacctctgAACTGCCCCCTGAGTACCTGACCAGCCCCCTCTCTCAGCAGTCCCAG CTTCCCCCAAAGCGTGATgagacagctctgcaggaggaggaagagctcCAACTAGCTATTGCCTTGTCTCAGTCAGAGGCTGAGGAGAAGGAGAGAATG agGCAGAAAACTACCTACTCCATGTACCCGAAGGCTGAGCCCACACCTGTCACGTCATCAGCTCCCCCAGTCAGCACGCTCTATTCCCCATCTGTG AATTCCTCTGCTCCCTTGGCTGAGGACATTGACCCAGAG CTGGCTCGGTACCTGAACCGCAACTACTGGGAGAAGAAACAAGAGGAAGTTCGCAAGAGCCCCACCCCATCAGCACCTCTGTCCCTCACAGAGCCAGCCgctcagcctggggaagccCACCCTGCCCCACTTGGTGTTGTTGAG CAATACCAGAACGGCGAGTCTGAGGAGAACCACGAGCAGTTCCTGAAGGCACTGCAGAATGCAGTCACCACGTTTGTCAACCGCATGAAGAGCAACCACATGCGGGGCCGCAGCATCACCAATGACTCTGCTGTATTGTCCCTCTTCCAGTCCATCAACAACATgcacccccagctgctggagctgctcaaCCAGCTGGATGAGCGCAGGC TGTACTATGAAGGCCTGCAGGACAAACTGGCTCAGATCCGGGATGCACGTGGGGCTCTGAACGCGCTGCGGGAGGAGCATCAGGAGAAGCTGCGTCGTgcagcagaggaggcagagcGCCAGCGCCAGATCCAGCTGGCCCAGAAGCTGGAGATCATGAGGCAGAAGAAGCAG GAGTACCTGGAAATGCAGCGTCAGCTGGCCATCCAGCGACTCcaggagcaggagaaggagaggcagaTGCGCCTGGAACAGCAGAAGCAGACCATCCAGATGAGAGCCCAGATGCCAGCTTTTTCACTGCCTTATGCCCAG CTCCAGGCCATGCCCGCAGCCAGTGGGGTGATCTACCAGCCCTCCGGGCCCACCAGCTTCCCTGGCACCTTCAGCCCGGCTGGCTCCGTGGAGGGCTCTCCCATGCACAGTGTATATATGAACCAGGCAGCACAAGGGGGCACGGGGCCATACACCGCAATGCCCGTCACGGGAACAG ATCCCAGCATGGTGAACGCTTACATGTACCAGCCGGGAACAGGCAGTGGGCAGGCGGCTCAGCAGGGACAGGCGgtgcccaccaccaccccggCGTACTCATCCTACCAGCCAACTCCAACACAGGGCTACCAG AGCGCAGCCTCGCAGTCGCAGAGCATCCCAGCCATCTCTCAGGCCCCCCAGTCGGGTGCTATGGGCTACATGGGCAGCCAGTCAGTCTCCATGGGCTACCAGCCCTATGGCATGCAG agcctcctgtcTGCCCTGCCGGCGCAGGAAGCCACACtgagcagcctgccagcccagcagtcCTACCTGCCCGGGCAGCAGCCCCTCTACCAACAG ATGGCACCTGCTGGAGGGGCCCCCCCGCAGCAACAGCCCCCGCCGGTGGCCGCCCCTGTGCAGCAGCCGCCGGGCAGCGGAGAGGCACAGCTTATCTCGTTTGACTGA